One window of Lawsonibacter asaccharolyticus genomic DNA carries:
- a CDS encoding transposase family protein encodes MNNVAGIDVSKGKSMVSVLRPFGEVVAKPFSIGHTGSELKELADYLKSLDGETRVVMEHTGRYYEPVARFLHEEGVFVSAVNPKLIKDYGNNTLRKVKTDKADARKIARYGLDNWAELRQHTPMDTIRMQLKTLNRQQSLYAKTKTMMKNNLIALLDQTYPGVNALFDSPVREDGSQKWVDFATAFWHVDCVRNMSLTAFAERYRKWCKRHGYNFSQSKAVEVHTGAQDLIAMLPKDALTKTMVRQAIDALNAVSASLERLKAEMQALAAQLPEYPVVMAMHGVGDSLGPQLMAELGDVARFTHRNAITAFAGVDPGADQSGTHEAKSTRVSKSGPPELRRALFLVMDCLLKTQPQDDPVYRFMDKKRAEGKPYLVYMTAGANKFLRIYYGRVKEYLASLEEN; translated from the coding sequence ATGAACAATGTGGCAGGGATCGATGTTTCCAAAGGAAAGAGCATGGTATCCGTTCTCCGCCCTTTTGGAGAAGTGGTAGCAAAACCATTTTCTATTGGTCACACCGGCAGTGAACTCAAGGAGCTGGCAGACTACTTGAAAAGCCTGGACGGTGAGACACGAGTAGTCATGGAGCATACCGGACGGTACTATGAGCCGGTAGCCCGTTTTCTTCATGAGGAGGGCGTCTTTGTCAGCGCAGTCAATCCGAAGCTTATCAAAGACTACGGGAACAACACCCTGCGAAAAGTGAAAACAGACAAGGCAGATGCCCGGAAGATTGCCCGCTATGGGCTTGACAACTGGGCAGAATTGCGCCAACATACACCCATGGATACGATTCGAATGCAACTGAAAACGCTGAACCGGCAGCAGAGTCTATACGCTAAGACTAAGACGATGATGAAAAACAACCTCATCGCCCTTCTTGACCAGACCTATCCCGGCGTCAACGCCCTATTTGACAGCCCTGTCCGTGAGGACGGCAGCCAGAAGTGGGTGGACTTTGCCACGGCCTTTTGGCATGTGGACTGTGTGCGAAACATGAGCCTCACTGCCTTTGCCGAGCGTTACCGTAAGTGGTGTAAACGGCATGGCTACAACTTCAGCCAGAGCAAAGCCGTTGAGGTCCACACCGGAGCACAGGACCTGATTGCCATGCTCCCCAAGGACGCTCTGACCAAAACCATGGTCCGGCAGGCCATTGATGCGCTGAACGCCGTCTCTGCCTCTCTGGAACGGCTCAAGGCTGAAATGCAGGCCCTGGCAGCCCAGCTCCCGGAATACCCTGTGGTCATGGCCATGCACGGTGTAGGCGATTCTCTCGGCCCTCAGCTTATGGCGGAGCTTGGGGATGTGGCCCGGTTTACCCACCGAAACGCCATTACCGCTTTTGCGGGCGTTGACCCTGGCGCTGACCAGTCCGGCACTCACGAGGCTAAGAGCACAAGGGTTTCCAAAAGCGGGCCGCCGGAGCTGCGCCGCGCCTTATTCCTGGTTATGGACTGCCTACTGAAAACACAGCCCCAGGATGACCCGGTATACCGTTTCATGGACAAGAAACGAGCCGAGGGCAAACCCTATCTGGTTTACATGACAGCCGGCGCCAACAAGTTCCTGCGCATCTATTATGGCAGAGTAAAAGAATATCTGGCATCTCTGGAGGAAAATTAA
- a CDS encoding 3-dehydroquinate dehydratase, with product MKTVMLRNVEVGCGKPKVIVPIVAATAQGILEKAREFRAHALDVVEWRVDFYEDVFQLPKVLSTLKGLREILGETPILFTFRTRKEGGEKEIDMEAYTALNTAVAQSGDADAVDVEVFSGDEVVRRNIQAIHAAGKAVVGSNHDFGGTPDKADLLFRLRKMQELGADIPKIAVMPRSPGDVIALLDATQEMSGKYADRPIITMSMGAGVVSRLCGEYFGSAMTFGAVGQVSAPGQIPVEELNAAMDILHRALAPRS from the coding sequence ATGAAAACAGTGATGCTGCGCAATGTTGAGGTGGGCTGCGGAAAGCCCAAGGTGATCGTCCCCATCGTGGCCGCTACGGCCCAGGGCATCCTGGAGAAGGCCCGGGAGTTCCGTGCCCACGCCCTGGACGTGGTGGAGTGGCGGGTGGACTTCTATGAGGATGTCTTCCAGCTGCCTAAGGTGCTGAGCACACTGAAGGGGCTGCGGGAGATCCTGGGGGAGACCCCCATCCTGTTCACCTTCCGCACCAGGAAGGAGGGGGGCGAGAAGGAGATCGACATGGAGGCCTATACGGCGCTGAACACCGCGGTGGCCCAGTCGGGAGACGCGGACGCCGTGGATGTGGAGGTCTTCTCCGGGGACGAGGTGGTCCGCCGGAACATTCAGGCCATCCACGCCGCGGGGAAAGCGGTGGTGGGCTCCAACCACGACTTCGGCGGCACGCCGGACAAGGCTGACCTGCTCTTCCGCCTGCGGAAGATGCAGGAGCTGGGGGCAGACATTCCGAAGATCGCGGTGATGCCCCGGAGCCCGGGAGATGTCATTGCCCTTCTGGACGCCACCCAGGAGATGAGCGGGAAGTACGCCGACCGGCCCATCATCACCATGTCCATGGGGGCCGGGGTGGTCAGCCGCCTGTGCGGGGAGTACTTCGGCTCGGCCATGACCTTCGGCGCGGTGGGCCAGGTCTCCGCCCCCGGGCAGATCCCCGTGGAGGAGCTGAACGCCGCCATGGATATCCTCCACCGGGCCCTGGCCCCCCGGAGCTGA
- a CDS encoding peptide deformylase: protein MIRDICKDETFLAQKAEPATPEDLPAAADLLETLTHHSAGCVGMAANMIGVNKRIIAFDNEGSYLVMLNPEIVKRSGPYEAEEGCLSLSGTRRARRWRSIKVRWQNERFQERCKTFTGWTAQIIQHELDHCEGILI from the coding sequence ATGATCCGTGACATCTGCAAAGACGAGACCTTTCTGGCCCAGAAGGCCGAGCCGGCTACGCCGGAGGACCTGCCCGCGGCAGCGGACCTGCTGGAGACGCTGACCCACCACAGCGCGGGCTGCGTGGGCATGGCGGCCAATATGATCGGCGTGAACAAGCGCATCATCGCCTTTGACAACGAGGGCAGCTATCTGGTCATGCTCAACCCGGAGATCGTCAAAAGGTCCGGCCCCTATGAGGCGGAGGAGGGCTGCCTGTCCCTCTCCGGCACCCGGAGGGCCCGGCGGTGGCGGTCCATCAAGGTCCGCTGGCAGAACGAGCGTTTCCAGGAGCGGTGTAAGACCTTCACCGGCTGGACCGCCCAGATCATCCAGCACGAGCTGGACCACTGCGAGGGCATCCTCATTTAA
- a CDS encoding dihydrodipicolinate synthase/N-acetylneuraminate: protein MAFSIQPGVWPVMITPFTEDNKPDFKAIEGLCNWYIKKGCTGIFAVCQSSEMAFLTEQEKLDIAKAVVDAVDGRIQVVASGHTADSKSDQYKQIEDMMKIPGIGAYVLVSNRLDQNNEGEEVFFQNAQEIFDRFPEVDFGIYECPMPWKRLVSLDFLRKVAPEGRMVFLKDTCCDYELIRERLKAVEGTPLKIFNANAQSWYDSYCHGSAGYNGVMANFHPDLYKWAYDHKDSDPEKAQLVAHFLTTAAMIEMRAYPVSAKYHQNLVDVPMSLVTRSADAAKLDKNARGEVESLIAMENYVRKQLGIL from the coding sequence ATGGCATTTTCCATTCAGCCCGGCGTATGGCCGGTCATGATCACCCCTTTTACCGAGGACAACAAACCGGACTTCAAGGCCATCGAGGGCCTGTGCAACTGGTACATTAAGAAGGGCTGCACCGGCATTTTTGCGGTCTGCCAGTCCAGCGAGATGGCCTTCCTCACCGAGCAGGAGAAGCTGGATATCGCCAAGGCGGTGGTGGACGCGGTGGACGGCCGCATCCAGGTGGTAGCCTCCGGACATACCGCTGACTCCAAATCGGACCAGTATAAGCAGATCGAGGACATGATGAAGATCCCCGGCATCGGCGCCTATGTGCTGGTCTCCAACCGCTTGGATCAGAACAACGAGGGCGAGGAGGTCTTCTTCCAGAACGCTCAGGAGATTTTTGACCGGTTCCCAGAGGTAGACTTCGGCATCTACGAGTGCCCCATGCCCTGGAAGCGCCTGGTCTCTCTAGACTTTCTCCGTAAAGTGGCCCCGGAGGGCCGCATGGTATTTCTGAAGGACACCTGCTGTGATTATGAGTTGATTCGGGAGCGGCTGAAGGCCGTGGAGGGCACTCCCCTGAAGATCTTCAATGCCAACGCCCAGTCCTGGTATGATAGCTACTGCCATGGCTCCGCCGGCTACAACGGCGTTATGGCCAACTTCCACCCGGATCTCTATAAGTGGGCCTATGACCACAAGGACTCTGATCCTGAGAAAGCCCAGCTGGTAGCCCACTTCCTGACCACCGCCGCCATGATCGAGATGCGGGCCTACCCTGTTTCCGCCAAATACCATCAAAACCTGGTGGACGTCCCCATGTCGCTGGTGACCCGCAGCGCCGACGCAGCCAAACTGGACAAGAATGCCCGAGGCGAGGTGGAGAGCCTCATCGCCATGGAGAATTACGTCCGAAAGCAGCTGGGCATCCTGTAA
- a CDS encoding transcriptional regulator: MELDQVRHVLAVVKYRTFLEASFQLNRSQSSLSKSIRRLEEELGISIFERTTRRVELTPAGRDFVAYAEQMMVCYEGMLHAMEQHRSNGKRSLRVGSIYFGLHNRLAPLVANFSKLHPSMEIEIRESTTTPLLQDLHKGELDVVFVSSMYPEGAERANFSQYPEYRSHSCFRESYQIVVSRDHPFAGRSQLTYEDLADQPFIMTDRTMDVYHRAVQKAFDAHRVPLHIAMYCTTVRSVLHMVSQNMGIAMLSPLVIEESDDLCIIPLKDALLRDTQMVILNQKEIPPHVRSFYHYVKTQNLA, translated from the coding sequence TTGGAGCTGGACCAGGTCCGCCACGTGCTGGCGGTGGTAAAATACCGCACATTTCTGGAGGCATCCTTTCAGCTCAACCGCTCTCAGTCCTCCCTGTCCAAAAGCATCCGCCGGCTGGAGGAGGAGCTGGGGATCTCCATCTTTGAGCGCACCACCCGCCGCGTGGAGCTGACCCCGGCAGGCCGTGACTTCGTCGCTTACGCCGAACAGATGATGGTCTGTTATGAAGGGATGCTCCACGCCATGGAACAGCACCGCAGCAACGGCAAGCGCTCCCTCCGGGTGGGCAGCATCTATTTCGGCCTGCACAACCGCCTGGCCCCTCTGGTGGCCAATTTTTCCAAGCTCCACCCCAGCATGGAGATCGAGATCCGGGAATCCACCACCACGCCGCTCCTTCAGGATCTCCATAAAGGGGAGCTGGATGTGGTCTTTGTCTCCAGCATGTACCCGGAAGGAGCTGAGCGGGCCAATTTCTCTCAGTATCCAGAATACCGCTCCCATTCCTGCTTCCGGGAGTCCTATCAGATCGTGGTCAGCCGGGACCACCCCTTTGCAGGCCGGAGCCAGCTCACATATGAGGACCTGGCTGACCAGCCCTTTATCATGACGGACCGGACCATGGACGTCTACCACAGGGCCGTTCAGAAAGCCTTTGACGCCCACAGGGTCCCCCTGCATATCGCCATGTACTGCACCACTGTCCGCTCTGTTCTGCATATGGTCTCCCAGAACATGGGGATCGCCATGCTCTCTCCCCTGGTCATCGAGGAGTCGGACGACCTGTGCATCATCCCCCTGAAGGATGCCCTGCTGCGGGACACTCAGATGGTGATCCTCAACCAGAAAGAGATCCCGCCCCACGTGAGATCCTTTTATCATTATGTCAAGACTCAAAATCTGGCGTAG
- a CDS encoding shikimate dehydrogenase: MSRQVTGRTGLLCLLGSPVAHSISPAMHNEACALLDLDYTYLAFDVAPDRLAEAVEGLKALGVRGFNVTMPHKTAAAALCERLSPAARICGAVNTVVNEGGSLVGHTTDGEGYMRSAREAGFQPEGKRMVQLGAGGAGTAVLVQAALDGMAAIDVFNPRDAFWPRAERVAAELERASQCRVVLHDLDDREALRTCLGQADLLVNTTPVGMERMPGCLIPDASWLHAGLTVSDVIYQPRETQLLRMAREAGLKTFNGMYMLLHQGAASFRLWTGREMPIQQIREKYFQ; encoded by the coding sequence ATGAGCCGTCAAGTCACCGGCCGCACGGGACTGCTGTGCCTGCTGGGCAGCCCGGTGGCCCACAGCATCTCCCCCGCGATGCACAACGAGGCCTGCGCTCTGCTGGATCTGGACTATACCTACCTGGCCTTTGACGTGGCGCCGGACCGCCTGGCCGAGGCGGTGGAGGGGCTGAAGGCTCTGGGGGTGCGTGGCTTCAACGTGACCATGCCCCACAAGACTGCGGCGGCGGCCCTGTGCGAGCGTCTCTCTCCGGCCGCCCGCATCTGCGGGGCGGTCAACACCGTGGTCAACGAGGGCGGAAGCCTGGTGGGCCACACCACCGATGGGGAGGGCTATATGAGGAGCGCCCGGGAGGCGGGCTTTCAGCCGGAGGGGAAGCGGATGGTCCAGCTGGGTGCCGGCGGTGCCGGCACCGCCGTCCTGGTCCAGGCCGCTCTGGACGGAATGGCGGCCATTGATGTGTTCAACCCCAGGGACGCCTTCTGGCCCCGGGCGGAGCGGGTGGCGGCCGAGCTGGAGCGGGCCTCCCAGTGCCGGGTGGTCCTCCACGATCTGGACGACCGGGAGGCGCTGCGGACCTGCCTGGGGCAGGCGGACCTTCTGGTGAACACCACGCCGGTGGGTATGGAGCGGATGCCGGGCTGCCTGATCCCCGACGCCTCCTGGCTCCACGCCGGGCTGACCGTGTCGGACGTGATCTACCAGCCCCGGGAGACACAGCTGCTGAGGATGGCCCGAGAGGCGGGACTGAAGACCTTCAACGGGATGTATATGCTGCTCCACCAGGGGGCGGCGTCCTTCCGCCTGTGGACCGGGCGGGAGATGCCCATCCAGCAGATCCGGGAGAAGTATTTTCAATAG
- a CDS encoding transcriptional regulator IclR family: MDECSEPKVKSLAKSLKILSCFTIQEPVLGVTELAERIGVTKSNIHNILSTFTSMGYLDRLPDGRYTLGLKILEYAFIINQNLGYPNAVYDILVDTAGKTNEIVYFGLPYGTNVLYLYVAHPANRMGVLPYRDILGETSPFYCTGIGKAILAHMPEEEWLAHIPAERTRFQPNTITDLDAIVEELRRTRRRGYAIDNSERDPNVRCVGVPVYNSAGKLVAGVSTSGPAITMTDEKLMECAGILQNAALRMRERIYR; the protein is encoded by the coding sequence ATGGATGAATGTTCAGAACCAAAAGTGAAGTCGCTGGCAAAGTCCCTGAAGATCCTCTCCTGCTTCACCATCCAGGAGCCGGTCCTGGGGGTAACGGAGCTGGCGGAGCGGATCGGGGTGACCAAGTCCAACATCCACAACATTCTGTCCACCTTCACCTCCATGGGGTATCTGGACCGGCTGCCCGACGGGCGCTACACCCTGGGTCTGAAGATCCTGGAGTACGCCTTCATCATCAACCAGAACCTGGGCTACCCCAACGCGGTGTATGATATCCTGGTGGACACGGCCGGCAAGACCAATGAGATCGTCTACTTCGGCCTGCCTTACGGGACCAACGTCCTCTACCTCTATGTGGCCCACCCGGCCAACCGGATGGGCGTCCTCCCCTACCGGGACATCCTGGGGGAGACCTCCCCCTTCTACTGCACTGGGATTGGCAAAGCCATTCTGGCCCACATGCCCGAGGAGGAGTGGCTCGCCCATATCCCCGCGGAGCGCACCCGCTTTCAGCCCAACACCATCACCGACCTGGACGCCATCGTGGAGGAGCTCCGCCGCACCCGCCGGAGGGGCTACGCCATCGACAACAGCGAGCGGGACCCCAACGTGCGGTGTGTGGGTGTTCCTGTGTACAACTCTGCCGGCAAGCTGGTGGCCGGGGTGAGCACCTCCGGCCCGGCCATCACCATGACGGACGAGAAGCTGATGGAGTGCGCCGGCATCCTGCAAAATGCGGCCCTGCGCATGCGGGAGCGCATCTACCGCTGA
- a CDS encoding ribokinase, producing MLKKPNILVVGSFMMDLIASTKRAPNSGETVIGLKFQTAPGGKGANQAVQCARLGAHVTMVGQVGDDAFGKIMTDTAAAAGVDVSHVSVDPQESSGVGHITLEVTEHGAQNRITVCPGANFTITVDDVAWLREEIGRFDLVMMQFELPMEVIEAVAQWAHDAGVPVMINPAPAAPMSDRLLACATYLSPNEHEAAILAGHSIDVSNGINMEDVAVVSQAFQARGVENLIITMGENGSIAAGKNGIHHTHCVKMEHVADPTAAGDSFVAAFCTGLTAGLPQGEALAFASHTAAITVSRMGAMPSLPTVEEVQQLLVERDYQGFDPAELDALKQ from the coding sequence ATGCTGAAAAAGCCAAATATTCTGGTGGTGGGCAGCTTTATGATGGATCTGATCGCCTCCACCAAGCGCGCCCCCAATTCCGGCGAGACCGTCATCGGCCTGAAGTTCCAGACCGCGCCGGGGGGGAAGGGCGCCAATCAGGCGGTCCAGTGTGCCCGCCTGGGCGCCCACGTGACCATGGTGGGCCAGGTGGGGGACGATGCGTTCGGTAAGATCATGACGGATACCGCTGCCGCTGCCGGTGTGGACGTGTCCCATGTGTCAGTGGACCCCCAGGAGTCCTCCGGCGTAGGCCACATCACCCTGGAGGTGACGGAACACGGCGCCCAGAACCGCATCACTGTCTGTCCCGGCGCCAACTTCACCATCACGGTGGACGACGTGGCCTGGCTCCGGGAGGAGATCGGCCGCTTTGACCTGGTGATGATGCAGTTCGAGCTGCCTATGGAGGTCATCGAGGCGGTGGCCCAGTGGGCCCACGACGCCGGGGTCCCCGTGATGATCAACCCCGCCCCAGCCGCCCCCATGTCCGACCGGCTGCTCGCCTGCGCCACTTACCTCTCCCCCAACGAGCACGAGGCCGCCATCCTGGCCGGCCACTCCATCGACGTCTCCAACGGCATCAACATGGAGGACGTGGCCGTGGTCTCCCAGGCCTTCCAGGCCCGGGGGGTGGAGAACCTCATCATCACCATGGGGGAAAACGGCTCCATCGCGGCGGGGAAAAACGGCATCCATCACACCCACTGCGTGAAGATGGAGCATGTGGCCGACCCCACGGCCGCCGGCGACTCCTTTGTGGCCGCCTTCTGCACCGGCCTCACCGCCGGTCTGCCCCAGGGCGAGGCCCTGGCTTTTGCCAGCCACACCGCCGCCATCACTGTGTCCCGTATGGGCGCCATGCCCAGCCTGCCCACGGTGGAGGAGGTCCAGCAGCTCCTTGTGGAGCGGGACTACCAGGGCTTTGACCCGGCGGAGCTGGACGCTTTGAAGCAGTGA
- a CDS encoding sodium-dependent transporter, producing MSTKKTIATIIGVLLMFGCQFLPPVFGLNPLGMQVAGIFIGTILLWMFVSVTWPSILCIIALILSPLYTYSSGLSGSMGGWITSFVLFSSMVTYTLGQTGFLKRCAVWFVTRPWAQKNPWLFLGLLFLAPLVIGSFMSPIPAFIVCLPIAEQIFKELKYEKGDRFPQIVVLGILFFASLSTAATPIAHTVTTMALSLYENDAGVPVNFVSYTIFGVAACLVTFAASMVLTKFVCRPGTERLSSLDSSVLKSETTPMSRQEKYTLLVFVLVVAMWLLPGIIAPVLPEVASAISSLGTPTPAMIGACLLCVLHVEGKPLMNFNEAVAKGVPWGAVFMVAATSVLGSALTHEEAGITAVVSGALSPIIGSMSPIIFVLFIALATVMITNFASNTVTVTLMYSISLPLVYGGAISGVDPAALTCVIGACACVACATPPSTAHAAIAAGSGWLNTDTMLKYGLLWSVTAAVIFAVVGYPIAAAIM from the coding sequence ATGAGTACGAAAAAAACGATCGCGACTATCATCGGCGTCCTGCTTATGTTTGGATGTCAGTTTCTGCCCCCCGTCTTTGGGCTGAACCCTCTGGGGATGCAGGTGGCCGGTATTTTCATCGGCACGATCCTGCTGTGGATGTTCGTTTCGGTCACCTGGCCCAGTATCCTGTGCATCATCGCACTGATCCTGTCCCCGCTGTACACGTATTCCAGCGGCCTGTCGGGCTCTATGGGAGGCTGGATCACTTCCTTTGTGCTTTTCAGCTCCATGGTGACCTATACCCTGGGCCAGACCGGCTTCCTCAAGCGCTGCGCGGTCTGGTTCGTCACCCGGCCCTGGGCGCAGAAGAACCCCTGGCTGTTTTTGGGGCTGCTGTTTCTGGCTCCCCTGGTCATCGGTTCCTTTATGTCTCCCATCCCGGCCTTTATCGTCTGCCTGCCCATTGCAGAGCAGATCTTCAAGGAATTGAAGTACGAGAAGGGCGACCGTTTCCCTCAGATCGTCGTGCTGGGCATCCTGTTTTTTGCCTCCCTGTCCACTGCTGCCACCCCGATCGCCCACACGGTCACCACGATGGCACTCTCCCTGTATGAGAACGACGCCGGGGTCCCGGTGAATTTCGTCTCCTATACCATCTTCGGCGTAGCGGCATGCCTGGTCACTTTCGCGGCGTCTATGGTGCTGACCAAATTCGTCTGTCGTCCAGGGACGGAGCGCCTGAGCAGTCTGGACAGCTCTGTGCTGAAGTCTGAGACCACTCCGATGAGCCGTCAGGAGAAATATACGCTGCTCGTCTTCGTGCTGGTGGTGGCCATGTGGCTGCTGCCCGGGATCATTGCGCCTGTCCTGCCCGAGGTGGCCTCCGCCATCTCCTCGCTGGGGACGCCCACCCCGGCCATGATCGGAGCGTGCCTGCTGTGCGTCCTCCATGTGGAGGGGAAGCCTCTGATGAACTTCAATGAGGCCGTGGCCAAGGGGGTGCCCTGGGGTGCTGTGTTCATGGTGGCGGCCACCAGCGTGCTGGGCAGCGCCCTGACCCATGAAGAAGCGGGCATCACCGCTGTGGTCAGCGGAGCGCTCTCCCCCATCATCGGCAGTATGTCCCCCATTATCTTCGTGCTGTTTATCGCCCTGGCCACGGTCATGATCACCAACTTTGCCTCCAACACGGTCACCGTCACTCTGATGTACAGCATCTCGCTGCCGCTGGTGTACGGCGGAGCTATTTCCGGGGTCGATCCTGCCGCGTTGACCTGCGTGATCGGCGCCTGTGCCTGCGTGGCCTGCGCGACTCCGCCCTCCACGGCCCACGCCGCCATTGCGGCCGGGTCCGGATGGCTGAATACGGATACGATGCTCAAATATGGGCTCTTGTGGTCCGTCACAGCGGCCGTGATCTTTGCGGTGGTGGGCTACCCGATCGCCGCGGCCATCATGTGA